Proteins encoded within one genomic window of Flavobacterium sp. NG2:
- a CDS encoding virulence protein RhuM/Fic/DOC family protein, with protein MSDIIIYTSKGNHTQIEVQFEDETVWLNQKQIAEVFGTEVPAINKHIKNILKESELLPEATISKMEIVQIEGSRKVTRKVDFYNLDMIISVGYRVNSAKATKFRIWATQRLKDYLVKGYALNEKRLKELNYKYTEIQQALKLATKAANVDNLSSNEAKGILKVLEQYAYALETLDKYDHQKLSIDSNYIATETKRLTYDEAIKQIHIWRNFQQTGDLFGNEKDQSFKSSLETIYQTFDLVDLYPTIEEKAANLLYFVVKNHSFSDGNKRIAAGLFIYFLDLNNKLLNQEGNKKIADNALVAITIMIAESKSEEKDMITKLVVNLINDNN; from the coding sequence ATGAGTGATATTATAATTTATACTTCGAAAGGAAACCATACTCAAATTGAAGTCCAGTTTGAAGATGAAACGGTTTGGTTAAATCAAAAACAGATTGCAGAAGTTTTTGGAACAGAAGTACCAGCTATAAATAAGCATATTAAAAATATACTTAAAGAATCTGAATTGTTGCCTGAAGCAACTATTTCCAAAATGGAAATAGTTCAAATAGAAGGAAGCAGAAAGGTAACTAGAAAAGTTGATTTTTATAACCTTGACATGATTATTTCTGTTGGGTATAGAGTAAATTCGGCTAAAGCTACCAAGTTTAGAATTTGGGCAACCCAACGCTTAAAGGACTATTTAGTAAAAGGATATGCACTAAATGAAAAGAGATTAAAAGAACTCAATTATAAATACACCGAAATACAGCAAGCTCTAAAACTGGCTACAAAAGCTGCTAATGTTGACAATTTATCCTCAAACGAAGCCAAAGGAATTTTAAAAGTATTAGAGCAATATGCCTATGCTTTAGAAACTTTAGATAAATACGATCATCAAAAATTAAGTATTGATTCGAATTATATCGCTACCGAAACAAAGCGCTTGACTTATGATGAAGCAATTAAGCAAATTCATATTTGGCGTAATTTTCAACAAACTGGAGATTTATTTGGTAATGAAAAAGATCAGTCCTTTAAAAGTTCTTTAGAAACTATTTATCAAACTTTCGATTTAGTAGATTTGTACCCCACAATAGAAGAAAAAGCAGCTAATCTTTTGTATTTCGTGGTAAAAAATCACTCTTTTTCTGATGGAAATAAGCGAATTGCAGCAGGATTATTCATTTACTTTTTAGACTTGAATAATAAATTACTAAACCAAGAAGGAAACAAAAAAATTGCCGATAATGCTTTGGTTGCTATTACTATTATGATTGCCGAAAGCAAATCAGAAGAGAAAGACATGATAACCAAATTGGTGGTCAATTTGATAAACGATAATAATTAA
- a CDS encoding GIY-YIG nuclease family protein has translation MKPGFVYIITNKYQTVVYTGVTSNLPKRILEHKEKKYPQSFSARYNVNILVYYEQFQEIGDAIVREKQIKAGSRDDKNKLIRSLNPTWKDLYEEIKDIMTI, from the coding sequence ATGAAACCAGGATTTGTATATATCATTACAAATAAGTATCAAACCGTGGTATATACTGGTGTTACTTCAAATTTGCCTAAAAGAATTTTAGAGCATAAAGAAAAAAAGTATCCGCAATCATTTTCAGCTAGATATAATGTGAATATTTTAGTTTACTATGAGCAATTTCAAGAAATAGGAGATGCAATAGTAAGAGAGAAACAAATAAAAGCGGGTTCAAGAGACGATAAAAATAAATTAATCCGATCTTTGAATCCAACTTGGAAAGATTTATATGAAGAGATTAAAGATATAATGACTATTTAA
- a CDS encoding N-6 DNA methylase, which translates to MSAQEIANKLWNLCNVLRDDGVTYHQYLNELTYILFLKLSEVKGFSHEIPAEFQWSYFVNEHDNAEAFARYREFLATVSDKTTSQSIKEIYSNASTSLRKPVNFNSLVVAIDKLDWYEEDDRDVMGDIYESLLEKNAGEKKSGAGQYFTPRPLINIMVDLMVPKIGERWTDPACGTFGFMISADHYLRSKNDNYYDLSEKERQFQVNDAFSGVELVPDAHRLALMNARLHGMESTIHLGDTLTEFGKTLNGFDGVLANPPFGTKQGGERPSRDDFTFPTANKQLNFLQHIYRSLKKDGKARAAVVLPDNVLFEDGDGQKIRRDLMDKCNLHTILRLPTGIFYAAGVKTNVLFFTREKTETNNTKNVWFYDMRTNAPSYGKRTPFTEKAFEDFVLAYTGGIPFDKVEQDYDGLVSDDKRKTIKDERWNCISRVHIEKKNYSLDLGLIADNTLTNSDDLGEPIDIAKEALSELQSITEQLNAMIKELN; encoded by the coding sequence ATGAGTGCACAAGAAATAGCTAATAAACTCTGGAATCTTTGTAATGTATTGCGTGATGATGGGGTAACCTACCACCAATATTTAAATGAGCTGACTTATATTCTTTTCCTGAAATTAAGTGAAGTAAAAGGATTTAGTCATGAAATTCCAGCAGAGTTTCAATGGAGCTACTTTGTAAACGAACATGATAATGCCGAAGCTTTTGCACGTTACCGTGAATTTCTAGCCACTGTAAGTGATAAGACTACAAGCCAAAGCATCAAGGAAATCTACAGTAACGCTTCAACGAGTTTGCGCAAGCCTGTCAACTTTAATTCGCTTGTTGTTGCTATTGATAAACTGGATTGGTACGAAGAGGACGATCGTGATGTCATGGGTGATATTTACGAAAGCCTATTAGAGAAAAATGCAGGTGAAAAGAAAAGTGGCGCAGGGCAATACTTTACACCACGACCATTGATTAATATCATGGTCGATTTGATGGTGCCAAAGATTGGCGAACGTTGGACAGATCCAGCTTGTGGTACTTTTGGTTTCATGATCTCGGCAGATCATTATTTGCGTAGCAAAAACGATAATTATTACGATTTAAGCGAAAAAGAAAGACAGTTTCAAGTAAACGACGCCTTCTCAGGTGTAGAACTCGTACCTGATGCGCACCGATTGGCATTGATGAACGCCCGTTTGCACGGAATGGAAAGTACCATACATCTAGGGGATACCTTGACCGAATTTGGTAAAACCCTCAACGGTTTTGATGGAGTGTTAGCAAATCCTCCATTTGGTACCAAGCAGGGAGGTGAACGCCCAAGCCGTGACGATTTTACGTTCCCTACGGCCAACAAGCAATTGAACTTTTTGCAACACATATACCGTAGTTTAAAGAAAGACGGCAAAGCCAGAGCAGCAGTAGTCTTGCCCGATAACGTACTCTTTGAAGACGGTGACGGACAGAAAATACGACGTGATTTGATGGACAAATGTAACCTACACACTATTTTGCGTTTGCCTACAGGGATTTTTTATGCCGCAGGTGTAAAAACCAACGTACTCTTTTTTACCCGTGAAAAAACCGAAACTAACAATACTAAGAACGTTTGGTTTTATGATATGCGTACTAATGCACCTAGTTACGGAAAACGCACACCATTTACAGAAAAAGCCTTTGAAGATTTTGTTCTAGCCTACACAGGAGGAATTCCTTTTGATAAAGTAGAGCAAGATTATGATGGTTTGGTATCTGATGACAAACGTAAAACAATAAAAGACGAACGCTGGAACTGTATTTCACGTGTCCATATAGAAAAGAAAAACTACAGCCTCGATTTAGGTTTAATTGCTGATAATACGTTGACGAATAGCGATGATTTAGGCGAGCCGATTGATATTGCGAAGGAAGCTTTAAGTGAATTACAAAGCATCACGGAGCAATTGAATGCGATGATAAAAGAATTGAATTAG
- a CDS encoding restriction endonuclease subunit S yields MGKELPKNWVNVSLQDVTKNVKGKKPKIQSEIEFEGSIPYMDIKALEYSVIRQFADIESSKLFEEGDVAMVWDGARSGWVSKTNFGAIGSTLVAFKPIKINSNYLFYYLLDKYPFINSNARGVGIPHVDPTVLWDLKFPLPPLAEQNRIVDKLDRLFAQLETIKTSMEKVPLLLKDFRQQVLTQAVTGKLTEEWRKGKELEAWKNILLNDICNSITDGDHQAPPQVNEGVPFLVISNVSKGYFEFEKVSRFVPQEYYNSLKETRKPQKGDLLYTVTGSYGIPLLVDFDKEFCFQRHIAILRPDNNKIYSNFLKILLKSDLIYTQARNVATGTAQLTVPLGGIKKFEIKLPTLNEQQEIVNRVESLFGKADTIEEQYKSLKNKIDTLPQAILHKAFKGELSEQLDSDDDARELLQSIQSLRAERGTRAKRIEPLANPTKKGRKQESNNKKLDKKSTTKEHEDMIASSLAMTAKNYPEGDGVLGMVAEEKIEYKS; encoded by the coding sequence ATGGGAAAGGAATTACCAAAAAATTGGGTAAATGTATCCTTGCAAGATGTTACTAAAAATGTAAAAGGGAAAAAGCCAAAAATTCAATCAGAAATTGAGTTTGAAGGTTCGATTCCTTACATGGATATTAAAGCACTTGAATATAGTGTAATAAGACAATTTGCGGATATTGAAAGTTCAAAATTATTTGAAGAAGGAGATGTGGCGATGGTTTGGGATGGTGCAAGAAGCGGCTGGGTTTCAAAGACAAATTTTGGAGCTATTGGTTCAACTCTTGTTGCCTTTAAGCCAATTAAAATTAATTCTAATTACTTATTTTATTATTTATTAGATAAATATCCGTTCATTAATTCAAACGCAAGAGGTGTGGGGATTCCTCATGTTGACCCAACCGTATTATGGGATTTAAAATTCCCCCTCCCACCACTAGCCGAGCAAAACCGCATTGTAGATAAATTAGATCGTTTATTTGCCCAACTGGAAACTATAAAAACCAGTATGGAAAAAGTTCCTTTATTGCTAAAGGATTTTCGTCAGCAAGTGCTTACGCAAGCGGTTACTGGTAAATTGACAGAGGAATGGAGGAAAGGGAAGGAGTTGGAAGCTTGGAAAAATATATTGTTAAATGATATTTGTAATTCAATTACAGATGGCGATCATCAAGCACCTCCACAAGTCAATGAGGGAGTTCCATTTTTAGTTATTTCAAATGTAAGTAAAGGTTATTTTGAATTTGAAAAAGTTTCAAGATTTGTACCACAAGAATATTATAATTCATTGAAAGAAACTAGAAAACCTCAAAAAGGAGATTTATTATATACTGTTACAGGATCTTATGGGATTCCTTTGCTTGTTGATTTTGATAAAGAATTTTGTTTTCAGAGACATATTGCAATTTTAAGACCTGATAACAATAAAATTTATTCAAACTTTTTAAAGATTTTGCTTAAGTCTGATTTAATATATACTCAGGCTCGAAATGTTGCAACTGGTACAGCCCAATTAACTGTGCCTTTAGGAGGAATTAAGAAGTTTGAAATCAAACTTCCAACTCTTAATGAACAACAAGAAATCGTAAATCGAGTAGAAAGTTTGTTTGGCAAAGCAGATACTATAGAAGAACAATACAAAAGCCTAAAAAATAAAATAGATACGTTACCACAAGCAATATTACATAAGGCATTTAAAGGGGAGTTAAGCGAGCAGCTGGATAGTGATGACGATGCTAGGGAGTTGTTGCAATCCATCCAGTCATTGCGAGCGGAGCGCGGTACCCGAGCAAAGCGAATTGAGCCTTTGGCTAATCCCACTAAAAAAGGCAGGAAACAAGAGTCCAATAACAAAAAACTAGACAAAAAAAGTACCACCAAAGAGCACGAAGATATGATTGCTTCGTCCCTCGCAATGACTGCGAAGAATTATCCTGAAGGGGATGGGGTTTTGGGGATGGTGGCGGAAGAGAAAATAGAATATAAGTCATGA
- the mnmE gene encoding tRNA uridine-5-carboxymethylaminomethyl(34) synthesis GTPase MnmE, with translation MLNNDAIVALATPSGAGAIAIIRISGQEAITIGNSVFKSIKEKDLLKQKSHTLHLGHIVDGAKVLDEVLISVFKGPNSYTGENTIEISCHGSTYIQQQIIQLLLRKGCRMADAGEFTLRAFLNGKLDLSQAEAVADLISSDNEASHQIAMQQMRGGFSNEIAKLREELLNFASLIELELDFAEEDVEFADRTQFHELLNRIEFVLKRLIDSFAVGNVIKNGIPVAIVGEPNVGKSTLLNALLNEERAIVSDIAGTTRDTIEDELVINGIGFRFIDTAGIRETKDVVESIGIKKTFEKIEQAQLVIYLMDSLKFQASSSEFIVEIEKIKNKYPLKQILVVANKIDRLSKVELQAVHQQLETLNLKQIFLSAKEKTGIEELKNTLLSFVNTGALRNNETIVTNTRHYDSLLKALDEISKVKYGLETGLSSDLMAIDIKEALYHFGMITGQVTNDELLGNIFANFCIGK, from the coding sequence ATGCTAAACAACGACGCTATAGTAGCACTAGCCACCCCATCGGGAGCTGGAGCGATTGCAATAATCCGAATTTCAGGACAAGAAGCCATAACCATTGGAAATTCGGTTTTTAAATCTATTAAAGAGAAAGATTTACTAAAACAAAAATCACACACCTTACACCTAGGCCATATTGTTGATGGTGCCAAAGTACTCGACGAGGTACTAATTTCTGTTTTTAAAGGACCAAATTCCTATACAGGTGAAAATACGATTGAAATTTCGTGTCATGGTTCTACCTATATCCAACAACAAATTATCCAGTTATTGTTGCGAAAAGGCTGTCGAATGGCCGATGCGGGAGAATTTACATTACGTGCCTTCCTAAACGGCAAACTTGATTTATCGCAAGCCGAAGCTGTCGCCGATTTGATTTCGTCAGACAACGAAGCCAGTCATCAAATTGCCATGCAGCAAATGCGTGGGGGTTTCTCGAACGAAATTGCCAAACTGCGTGAAGAACTGTTAAACTTTGCTTCGCTTATCGAACTCGAATTGGACTTTGCAGAGGAAGATGTTGAATTTGCTGACAGAACACAGTTTCATGAACTCTTGAACCGAATTGAGTTTGTCCTTAAAAGACTCATCGACTCTTTTGCCGTAGGAAACGTTATCAAAAACGGAATTCCTGTAGCGATTGTTGGTGAACCTAACGTAGGGAAATCAACGCTCTTAAACGCTTTGTTGAACGAGGAACGCGCCATTGTTTCGGACATAGCAGGAACGACTCGTGATACTATCGAGGACGAATTAGTTATTAACGGAATCGGTTTCCGTTTTATTGATACGGCTGGAATTCGCGAAACCAAAGACGTCGTGGAAAGTATTGGAATCAAAAAAACATTTGAGAAAATTGAACAAGCACAGTTGGTTATTTACCTAATGGATAGTTTAAAGTTTCAGGCTTCAAGTTCAGAATTTATCGTTGAGATAGAAAAAATCAAAAACAAATATCCTTTAAAACAAATCTTAGTTGTAGCCAATAAAATTGATCGATTAAGCAAAGTGGAACTTCAAGCAGTTCATCAACAACTTGAAACTTTAAACTTGAAACAAATTTTTCTGAGTGCTAAAGAAAAAACAGGTATTGAGGAATTAAAAAACACCCTACTCTCTTTTGTAAACACAGGTGCTTTACGTAATAATGAAACAATCGTAACCAATACAAGGCATTACGACTCTTTACTTAAAGCACTGGACGAAATATCAAAAGTAAAATACGGACTGGAAACAGGACTTTCCAGCGACCTGATGGCGATTGATATTAAGGAAGCGTTGTACCATTTTGGGATGATAACGGGTCAGGTTACAAATGATGAATTGCTTGGGAATATTTTTGCTAATTTTTGTATCGGGAAGTAA